The Vulpes lagopus strain Blue_001 chromosome 24, ASM1834538v1, whole genome shotgun sequence genome has a window encoding:
- the LOC121481797 gene encoding dynactin-associated protein, with amino-acid sequence MHGERHHVEDVEQSAVQLLPRNPYCLNEGAHCGCRLPGATLHPQWVTTKPWSLWKTFLVCLLACLIATTLVVLVLYFVHFGKPTNSTTIIIHADGKSNHVTCIPGSPPSPASSTLPGSPTTVAKQSSSAKVSPSSVDTTKPTTLDHEVIIEEEK; translated from the exons ATGCACGGCGAACGGCATCATGTTGAGGATGTTGAACAAAGTGCAGTACAGCTG TTGCCCAGAAATCCATACTGTTTGAACGAAGGAGCTCACTGTGGTTGTAGATTGCCTGGTGCGACCCTCCATCCACAGTGG GTTACAACAAAACCGtggtcactctggaaaacatttctGGTGTGTCTCTTGGCCTGTTTAATTGCCACAACTCTTGTTGTTCTGGTCTTATATTTTGTCCACTTTGGCAAGCCCACCAACAGTACCACTATCATCATTCACGCAGATGGAAAGTCAAATCATGTCACCTGCATCCCTGGTTCTCCCCCATCTCCTGCCTCATCAACCCTGCCTGGATCTCCTACCACTGTGGCTAAACAAAGCTCCTCTGCCAAGGTATCTCCGTCCTCCGTGGACACAACTAAACCAACAACATTGGACCACGAAGTTATCATTGAAgaggaaaaatga